A stretch of the Gracilinanus agilis isolate LMUSP501 chromosome 4, AgileGrace, whole genome shotgun sequence genome encodes the following:
- the CLDN3 gene encoding claudin-3: MSMGLEIIGVSLSVLGWLGTIVCCALPMWRVSAFIGSSIVTAQIMWEGLWMNCVVQSTGQMQCKVYDSLLALPQDLQAARALLVVAILLAALGLLVALVGAQCTNCVQDETSKAKITIVGGVIFLLAGVLTLIPVSWSANTIIRDFYNPLVPDSQKREMGAGLYVGWAASALQLLGGAMLCCSCPPREKKYTPAKILYSAPRSTATTAAGLPSAYDRKDYV; encoded by the coding sequence ATGTCTATGGGCTTGGAGATCATCGGGGTGTCCCTGTCCGTGCTGGGCTGGCTGGGCACCATCGTGTGCTGCGCGCTGCCCATGTGGCGGGTGTCGGCCTTCATCGGCAGTAGCATCGTGACGGCGCAGATCATGTGGGAGGGCCTGTGGATGAACTGCGTGGTGCAGAGCACCGGCCAGATGCAGTGCAAGGTGTACGACTCGCTGCTGGCGCTGCCCCAGGACCTGCAGGCCGCGCGCGCCCTGCTCGTCGTGGCCATCCTGCTGGCGGCGCTCGGGCTGCTCGTGGCCCTGGTGGGCGCGCAGTGTACCAACTGCGTGCAGGATGAAACGTCCAAGGCCAAGATCACCATCGTGGGAGGGGTGATCTTCCTGCTGGCCGGCGTGCTCACCCTCATCCCGGTGTCGTGGTCAGCCAACACCATCATCCGGGACTTCTACAACCCGCTGGTGCCCGATTCGCAGAAGCGAGAGATGGGCGCGGGGCTCTACGTGGGCTGGGCCGCCTCGGCGCTGCAGCTGCTCGGCGGGGCGATGCTCTGCTGCTCCTGCCCGCCGCGGGAAAAGAAGTACACGCCCGCCAAGATCCTCTACTCAGCCCCTCGGTCCACCGCCACCACGGCCGCCGGCTTGCCCAGCGCCTACGACCGCAAGGACTACGTGTGA